The proteins below come from a single Xiphophorus couchianus chromosome 20, X_couchianus-1.0, whole genome shotgun sequence genomic window:
- the LOC114135056 gene encoding uncharacterized protein LOC114135056: MLSEIMCRRIFQQQRRQDEKLRDADVRRKSGETPGWTAGWTKTCSGRLQSRRQGGPRARLPRNKPRPHRPQRPRRLLRSLRPVNIQGKGARGMQAPQNTNQFLMQEKYQMQQLRSDSVGGDSGCSSDSDLELTDMDSYLGVLENARGGLLDGPEPPPSPGPPGPRVFLQEDSVQYVPSEDDLQLSHNFMQRDFAQFCDFLAA; the protein is encoded by the coding sequence ATGCTCTCAGAGATCATGTGTAGGAGGATCTTCCAGCAGCAGAGGCGGCAGGACGAGAAGCTGAGGGACGCCGACGTCCGCAGGAAGAGCGGCGAGACGCCCGGCTGGACGGCCGGCTGGACCAAGACCTGCAGCGGCCGCCTGCAGAGCCGGAGGCAGGGGGGGCCCAGGGCGCGCCTGCCCCGCAATAAGCCCCGCCCCCATCGCCCGCAGCGCCCCCGCAGGCTGCTGCGGTCCCTGCGTCCGGTCAACATCCAGGGTAAGGGGGCCCGGGGCATGCAGGCCCCCCAGAACACCAACCAGTTTCTGATGCAGGAGAAGTACCAGATGCAGCAGCTGCGCTCCGACTCGGTGGGTGGCGACAGCGGCTGCAGCTCCGACAGCGACCTGGAGCTCACCGACATGGACTCATACCTGGGCGTCCTGGAGAACGCCAGGGGCGGCCTGTTGGACGGCCCCGAGCCGCCGCCGTCGCCAGGACCACCGGGGCCGCGCGTCTTCCTGCAGGAAGACAGCGTCCAGTACGTCCCCTCGGAGGACGACTTGCAGCTGAGCCACAACTTCATGCAGAGGGACTTCGCTCAGTTCTGTGACTTCTTGGCAGCGTGA